The following are encoded together in the Daucus carota subsp. sativus chromosome 5, DH1 v3.0, whole genome shotgun sequence genome:
- the LOC135152920 gene encoding uncharacterized protein LOC135152920 isoform X1, with amino-acid sequence MPMKILNSRERGQVSENADLNCSSVCGRRNICLAQNNIICKKPGWRSSANFGQMDEKIDSKTEMLTSSTSLRRLTIAGVSMLLLILDFLEPAKHLESILFAFFLHTSSNDLAVRLAIGSNLLHTHISLEERIICRIWILSMRMSLPGSLICTSAPQQWLSRDEIWMVS; translated from the exons ATGCCAATGAAAATCCTGAACTCAAG AGAAAGAGGCCAAGTATCAGAAAATGCAGATCTCAATTGTAGCAGTGTCTGTGGGAGGAGGAACATTTGCTTggcacaaaataatataatatgcaaGAAACCAGGCTGGCGTTCATCTGCAAATTTTG GACAGATGGATGAGAAGATAGACTCGAAAACTGAGATGCTGACTTCTTCGACTTCCCTTAGAAGGCTCACGATAGCAGGAGTCTCGATGCTTTTGTTAATTTTGGACTTCTTAGAACCAGCAAAGCACTTGGAGAGCATTCTGTTTGCCTTTTTCTTACATACCAG CTCAAACGATCTTGCTGTGCGGCTTGCGATTGGATCAAATCTTCTACACACTCATATAAGTCTTGAAGAGCGGATAATTTGTCGCATTTGGATACTGTCGATGAGGATGTCCCTTCCGGGGTCCTTAATCTGCACAAGTGCTCCTCAACAGTGGCTGTCAAGAGATGAGATCTGGATGGTAAGCTGA
- the LOC135152920 gene encoding uncharacterized protein LOC135152920 isoform X4, with translation MPMKILNSRETGQVSENADLNCSSVCGRRNICLAQNNIICKKPGWRSSANFGQMDEKIDSKTEMLTSSTSLRRLTIAGVSMLLLILDFLEPAKHLESILFAFFLHTSSNDLAVRLAIGSNLLHTHISLEERIICRIWILSMRMSLPGSLICTSAPQQWLSRDEIWMVS, from the exons ATGCCAATGAAAATCCTGAACTCAAG AGAAACAGGCCAAGTATCAGAAAATGCAGATCTCAATTGTAGCAGTGTCTGTGGGAGGAGGAACATTTGCTTggcacaaaataatataatatgcaaGAAACCAGGCTGGCGTTCATCTGCAAATTTTG GACAGATGGATGAGAAGATAGACTCGAAAACTGAGATGCTGACTTCTTCGACTTCCCTTAGAAGGCTCACGATAGCAGGAGTCTCGATGCTTTTGTTAATTTTGGACTTCTTAGAACCAGCAAAGCACTTGGAGAGCATTCTGTTTGCCTTTTTCTTACATACCAG CTCAAACGATCTTGCTGTGCGGCTTGCGATTGGATCAAATCTTCTACACACTCATATAAGTCTTGAAGAGCGGATAATTTGTCGCATTTGGATACTGTCGATGAGGATGTCCCTTCCGGGGTCCTTAATCTGCACAAGTGCTCCTCAACAGTGGCTGTCAAGGGATGAGATCTGGATGGTAAGCTGA
- the LOC108222835 gene encoding ATP-dependent zinc metalloprotease FTSH, chloroplastic, producing MASTSNSTLSSKFLGTQLVLLSPPTPKTSSSLPSLSRKKMILTQTALNNKIKKPNSALQDLSTNATLATLLLSSISPQALALNDTVSPPSPAPSTTVLEAENPVKSSPFSQTLSLNAPVTKGASSDLPEGTQWRYSEFLNAVKKGKVERVRFNKEGGVLQLTAVDGRRASVVVPNDPDLVDILAMNGVDISVSEGESSNGLVGFIGNLLFPVIAFAGLFFLFRRGQGGPGGPGGLGGPMDFGRSKSKFQEVPETGVTFADVAGADQAKLELQEVVDFLKNPDKYTALGAKIPKGCLLVGPPGTGKTLLARAVAGEAGTPFFSCAASEFVELFVGVGASRVRDLFEKAKAKAPCIVFIDEIDAVGRQRGAGMGGGNDEREQTINQLLTEMDGFSGNSGVIVLAATNRPDVLDSALLRPGRFDRQVTVDRPDVAGRVKILQVHSRGKSLAKDVDFDKIARRTPGFTGADLQNLMNEAAILAARRDLKEISKDEIADALERIIAGPEKKNAVVSEEKKKLVAYHEAGHALVGALMPEYDPVAKISIIPRGQAGGLTFFAPSEERLESGLYSRSYLENQMAVALGGRVAEEVIFGKENVTTGASNDFMQVSRVARQMVERFGFSKKIGQVAVGGAGGNPFLGQQMSSQKDYSMATADIVDSEVRELVEKAYARATEIVNTHIDILHKLAQLLIEKESVDGEEFMSLFIDGKAELYVA from the exons ATGGCTTCTACTTCAAATTCAACACTCTCATCTAAATTCTTGGGCACCCAATTAGTCCTTCTCTCTCCTCCAACtccaaaaacatcatcttcCTTGccttctctctctagaaaaaaaatgattttgacCCAAACAGCCCTTAACAACAAAATCAAGAAACCCAACTCAGCTCTTCAAGATTTATCAACAAATGCCACTTTAGCTACCTTACTGCTCTCTTCAATTTCCCCACAAGCTCTTGCTTTGAACGACACCGTTTCACCGCCATCCCCAGCTCCTTCAACCACAGTTCTTGAAGCTGAAAATCCAGTAAAGTCTTCACCTTTTTCACAGACCCTTTCTTTAAATGCGCCTGTTACTAAAGGGGCCTCTTCTGATTTGCCTGAGGGGACTCAGTGGAGGTACAGTGAGTTCTTGAATGCTGTGAAAAAGGGTAAAGTTGAGAGAGTCAGGTTTAATAAAGAAGGTGGGGTTCTTCAATTGACTGCTGTTGATGGTCGTAGAGCTAGTGTTGTTGTGCCTAATGATCCTGATCTTGTTGACATTTTGGCTATGAATGGTGTCGATATTTCGGTTTCGGAAGGGGAGTCTAGTAATGGGTTGGTTGGGTTTATTGGGAATTTGTTGTTTCCTGTCATTGCTTTTGCTGgacttttctttttgtttaggAGAGGTCAGGGGGGACCTGGGGGACCTGGTGGATTAGGGGGTCCTATGGACTTTGGTAGGTCGAAATCGAAATTTCAGGAGGTTCCAGAAACTGGTGTTACTTTTGCTGATGTTGCAGGGGCTGATCAGGCTAAATTGGAGTTACAGGAAGTGGTTGATTTTTTGAAGAATCCCGATAAGTACACTGCTTTGGGAGCTAAGATTCCTAAAGGGTGTCTTTTGGTTGGGCCTCCAGGGACGGGGAAGACTCTTTTGGCTAGGGCGGTTGCAGGTGAGGCTGGCACACCATTTTTTTCGTGTGCTGCTTCTGAGTTTGTGGAATTGTTCGTTGGTGTTGGTGCGTCGAGAGTTAGGGATTTGTTTGAGAAGGCCAAGGCGAAAGCGCCTTGCATTGTGTTTATTGATGAGATTGATGCTGTGGGGAGACAAAGAGGAGCTGGAATGGGAGGTGGAAATGATGAGCGGGAGCAGACTATTAATCAGCTGTTGACCGAAATGGATGGGTTTTCTGGTAATTCTGGGGTTATTGTGTTGGCTGCGACAAACAGACCTGATGTTCTTGATTCCGCATTGCTAAGGCCAGGAAGGTTTGATAGACAAGTTACGGTGGATAGGCCTGATGTTGCTGGCAGAGTCAAGATCCTTCAG GTGCACTCAAGAGGAAAGTCATTAGCAAAGGATGTGGATTTTGATAAGATTGCAAGAAGAACACCAGGTTTCACAGGAGCTGATTTACAGAACTTGATGAATGAAGCTGCCATTCTAGCAGCCAGACGGGACCTTAAGGAAATTAGCAAAGATGAAATAGCTGATGCTTTGGAGAGGATAATTGCTGGGCCAGAGAAGAAAAATGCTGTGGTCTCGgaagagaaaaagaaattgGTTGCTTACCATG AGGCTGGTCACGCTTTGGTTGGCGCACTTATGCCTGAATATGATCCAGTAGCCAAAATCTCTATTATTCCTCGAGGACAAGCTGGTGGCCTTACCTTTTTCGCTCCAAGTGAAGAGAGGCTTGAATCTGGCTTATATAGCAGAAGTTACCTTGAGAATCAGATGGCAGTTGCCCTTGGTGGAAG GGTTGCTGAAGAGGTTATTTTTGGCAAAGAGAATGTAACAACAGGGGCGTCAAACGACTTTATGCAAGTATCACGGGTTGCACGCCAGATGGTTGAGAGATTTGGGTTCAGCAAAAAGATAGGTCAAGTAGCTGTAGGTGGAGCTGGGGGAAATCCCTTCTTAGGACAACAG ATGTCTTCTCAAAAAGATTACTCTATGGCGACTGCTGACATCGTGGATTCAGAAGTGAGAGAGCTTGTCGAGAAGGCATACGCTAGGGCCACTGAGATCGTCAACACACACATTGACATACTTCACAAACTTGCTCAACTCCTTATAGAGAAGGAAAGTGTTGACGGAGAAGAGTTCATGAGCCTTTTCATTGACGGCAAGGCTGAGCTCTATGTTGCATAA